One genomic region from Sphingobacterium multivorum encodes:
- a CDS encoding Nramp family divalent metal transporter, with product MHYDESHHKSLSDIHESVDVNQGKSKFKKILSFFGPAYLISVGYMDPGNWATDLAGGSQFGYTLIWVLLMSNIMALVLQNLCARLGIVRGKDLAQCNRETYPKRMNFVLYVLAEIAIAACDLAEVLGMAIGLNLLFGIDLLWGVMISFADTFLLLYLQKLGMRKMELFIIGLIALIGMCFMVEMFLAKPDFAEVATGFIPSIPNSAALYIAIGIIGATVMPHNLYLHSALVQTRKIDRNEVSIRKSLKYNFWDSAIALNLAFLVNAAILILAASVFHKNGMHDVAELEDAYHLLGNLLGTEWASKLFAVALILAGQSSTVTGTLAGQIVMEGYLRLRISPTLRRIITRLLAIIPAVLVILISGEGRVGQLLIFSQVILSMQLAFAVIPLIHFVSDKVKMGDFAIKPLTKVVAWLIATIIAVLNLKLVYDEVVGWIGEANNIVVTVLLVVGAMGLFALLVMTVLYPILLKSKPTELEVHPPFEALHFEDKGSFKKVVIALDFSNSDQKVIQYALQLSHKDTTFVVVHIVESASVKYTGDSTDDFESRQDLERLKLYADFLLSKGHQTEYELGYNNRIKCIAEICEKYKADLLVVGSHGHSGVKDFVFGETVNKLRHAVKVPVFIAQ from the coding sequence ATGCATTACGACGAATCTCATCATAAATCCCTGTCTGATATCCATGAAAGTGTCGATGTCAATCAAGGGAAATCCAAATTTAAGAAGATACTAAGTTTCTTTGGGCCAGCCTACCTCATTAGCGTAGGATATATGGATCCGGGCAACTGGGCTACCGATCTCGCTGGAGGAAGCCAATTTGGCTATACCTTGATTTGGGTATTGTTGATGAGTAATATCATGGCGCTGGTGTTACAGAATTTATGTGCCCGTCTAGGTATTGTACGGGGGAAAGACCTTGCGCAGTGTAACAGAGAGACTTATCCCAAGCGGATGAATTTTGTGCTCTATGTCCTTGCTGAAATTGCAATTGCAGCCTGTGATCTGGCGGAGGTTTTGGGAATGGCAATCGGTCTTAACCTACTTTTTGGAATCGATTTGCTTTGGGGAGTCATGATCAGTTTTGCAGACACCTTCTTACTGCTCTATCTGCAGAAACTCGGGATGCGAAAAATGGAACTCTTTATCATTGGGCTGATCGCGCTTATTGGTATGTGTTTCATGGTAGAAATGTTTTTGGCGAAACCTGATTTTGCAGAGGTTGCCACTGGTTTTATACCGAGTATACCGAATAGCGCTGCATTATATATTGCCATAGGAATCATCGGTGCAACCGTCATGCCGCATAACCTGTATCTGCATTCGGCCCTGGTGCAAACGCGGAAAATTGACCGGAATGAGGTTTCTATCCGAAAATCGCTCAAGTACAACTTCTGGGATAGTGCCATCGCCTTAAACCTGGCATTTTTGGTGAACGCCGCGATTTTGATTCTTGCGGCATCTGTTTTTCATAAGAACGGCATGCATGACGTGGCCGAACTTGAAGATGCTTACCACCTATTGGGCAACCTTCTAGGGACGGAATGGGCTTCAAAATTGTTTGCTGTTGCCTTGATTCTTGCCGGACAGAGCTCAACGGTGACGGGAACCTTAGCCGGCCAGATTGTGATGGAGGGATACCTTCGCTTGCGGATTAGTCCGACCTTGCGGAGGATTATAACGCGGCTTTTGGCTATTATCCCGGCTGTATTGGTGATACTCATTTCGGGTGAAGGCCGTGTCGGACAGCTACTGATCTTTAGTCAGGTGATCTTGAGTATGCAGCTGGCTTTTGCTGTCATTCCATTGATCCACTTTGTAAGTGATAAAGTCAAGATGGGTGACTTTGCTATTAAGCCACTCACAAAAGTAGTGGCCTGGTTGATAGCGACCATTATTGCAGTGTTGAATCTTAAGCTGGTCTACGATGAAGTTGTTGGCTGGATTGGCGAAGCCAATAATATTGTAGTAACCGTATTGTTGGTTGTGGGAGCGATGGGCTTATTCGCCTTGCTTGTCATGACGGTATTATATCCCATTTTACTCAAATCGAAACCAACGGAGTTGGAGGTTCACCCACCATTTGAGGCATTGCATTTTGAAGATAAAGGCTCTTTTAAGAAAGTTGTGATTGCGTTGGATTTTTCGAATTCTGATCAGAAAGTGATCCAATATGCACTACAGCTTTCACATAAGGATACTACTTTTGTGGTTGTACATATTGTTGAAAGTGCATCGGTAAAATATACCGGAGATTCGACGGACGATTTTGAATCGCGTCAGGATTTGGAACGCCTGAAATTGTATGCAGACTTCCTCTTGTCGAAAGGTCATCAGACAGAATATGAATTAGGATACAATAACCGGATCAAGTGCATTGCTGAAATTTGTGAAAAATATAAAGCCGATCTCTTGGTTGTGGGAAGTCATGGACATAGTGGTGTGAAGGATTTTGTTTTTGGTGAGACGGTCAACAAGCTAAGGCATGCGGTGAAAGTACCTGTTTTTATCGCTCAATAG
- a CDS encoding LacI family DNA-binding transcriptional regulator, which produces MNKKTTIYDIARALGVTVSTVSRALNNVPTISEATRKLVLDKAKELNYSVNKLASSLSSGKSNTIGVIVPTMQIHFFAEAVHSIEKELKKHNYSLLLYQSNESFEDEVNGVKTLLEAQVDGIIASLSLETQETQHFQEVINQRKCLVIFDRTHKNIPAPVVKLDDFKAGYLATQHLLEQGYKNIAFITTDKEIAIFQDRFHGFEAALKDAKIPLQEDFIIRGDLSIEAGIKGTEQILKSAIQPDAFIGGDDFTAVGIIQALKTANIAIPTTGVIGFANQTFSSFITPTLSSIDQQANKMGEECAKLFLKMVKQKSPYEAIEQIVLDPILIKRKSTNRIDK; this is translated from the coding sequence GTGAATAAAAAAACGACAATTTACGATATTGCCCGTGCGCTTGGAGTGACAGTCTCTACGGTATCGCGCGCATTGAACAATGTGCCTACGATCAGCGAGGCGACACGCAAGCTTGTGCTTGACAAAGCAAAGGAATTAAATTATAGTGTCAATAAGCTAGCTTCCTCCCTTTCCTCGGGCAAGTCCAATACAATTGGAGTCATCGTACCGACCATGCAAATTCATTTTTTTGCAGAGGCGGTACATAGTATTGAAAAAGAGTTAAAAAAACACAATTATAGTCTATTGCTTTATCAATCGAATGAATCTTTTGAGGATGAAGTTAATGGCGTGAAGACTTTACTGGAAGCCCAGGTGGATGGCATTATTGCTTCGTTGTCGCTGGAAACGCAGGAAACCCAGCATTTTCAGGAAGTGATCAATCAGCGCAAATGTCTGGTTATTTTTGACCGTACGCATAAAAATATTCCTGCTCCCGTGGTCAAACTTGATGATTTTAAAGCAGGCTACCTCGCAACACAGCATTTACTTGAACAGGGCTACAAAAATATTGCCTTTATCACAACGGATAAAGAAATAGCGATTTTTCAGGATCGCTTCCATGGTTTCGAAGCCGCCCTAAAAGACGCGAAGATTCCCCTGCAGGAAGACTTTATCATTCGCGGCGACTTATCCATTGAAGCCGGCATAAAAGGTACCGAACAGATTCTGAAATCTGCAATCCAACCGGACGCCTTTATTGGTGGCGATGACTTTACAGCTGTCGGGATAATACAAGCATTAAAAACTGCAAATATTGCTATTCCAACAACTGGTGTGATCGGTTTTGCAAACCAGACCTTTTCTTCCTTTATCACCCCCACACTGTCAAGTATCGACCAGCAGGCCAACAAAATGGGCGAAGAATGTGCCAAGCTCTTTCTGAAAATGGTCAAACAAAAAAGTCCATACGAAGCAATCGAACAGATTGTTCTTGACCCTATATTGATAAAAAGAAAATCTACCAATAGAATAGACAAATAA
- a CDS encoding gamma-glutamyltransferase family protein has protein sequence MKRRSTLLLTTLFGLLTTGMPMLSSAQRTQKPPLHGKHWMAITGKPLAATAGAQLFQQGGNAVDAACAMLAATCTMWDVLSWGGETQALIYHPKLKKVIAINALGVAPSGATVDFFRSKGYEFPPEYGPLAAVTPGTPGGLCYMLAHYGTKSLAEVLAPALEMAAGYPIDAQTATSIERGKDRIKEWPYSKKVFLVHEGKSWEAPEAGEVFVQQDLHKTLSKLVEAEKKALAAGKDRKTAIMAAYDRFYTGDIADEFVRGSKEQGGLITKADLANWKPIEEEPLHVNYKGVDVYKLQEWTQGPAMLQSLQMLKNFDLKTMGYNSASYIHTLYQVMNLAFADRDFYYGDPYGKPKTPIQGLLHESYAKARAATIDLKRNNPNVLPGDPYPYEGKQNPYLPLLEQRKKEFTPHAELKNDFVPKHDARSGSSLTELPKTALLASLALDSAYVDRLLRGTTSVEAADDEGWVVSITPSGGWLPACIAGNTGVGMSQRLQSFVLDSLINPFNVVEPGKRPRVTLTPSMALKNGKPYLSFAVQGGDTQDQNLLQFFLNMVEFGMTPQQASEAANINSNQLWLSLGGTKTDDRKPRSGSLLLDKNTAPAIIEQLKKMGYSIQLGDRTSGPINAIYFDQQHRTLWGGSSNNGEDYGIGW, from the coding sequence ATGAAAAGAAGAAGTACCCTGCTACTGACGACGCTATTTGGATTACTTACTACCGGTATGCCGATGCTGAGTTCCGCTCAGCGTACACAGAAACCACCTTTGCATGGAAAACATTGGATGGCTATTACGGGCAAACCCTTGGCGGCAACAGCGGGTGCCCAACTATTCCAACAAGGCGGAAATGCGGTGGACGCTGCCTGTGCCATGCTCGCAGCAACCTGTACGATGTGGGATGTTTTGAGTTGGGGCGGAGAGACGCAGGCCTTAATTTATCATCCGAAATTAAAGAAGGTTATTGCCATAAATGCCTTAGGGGTAGCACCCAGTGGAGCGACAGTCGATTTTTTTAGGTCAAAGGGCTATGAATTTCCACCTGAATATGGCCCCCTTGCTGCGGTTACTCCGGGTACGCCCGGCGGATTGTGCTATATGTTGGCTCATTATGGAACGAAAAGTCTTGCAGAGGTATTGGCTCCTGCTCTTGAAATGGCTGCGGGTTATCCCATTGATGCACAAACAGCAACAAGTATAGAGCGGGGTAAAGACCGCATTAAAGAATGGCCCTACAGTAAAAAGGTGTTTTTAGTACATGAGGGTAAATCCTGGGAAGCTCCCGAGGCGGGAGAGGTTTTTGTACAGCAGGATCTGCATAAGACCCTGTCCAAATTGGTAGAAGCCGAAAAGAAGGCCCTAGCAGCGGGAAAAGACAGGAAGACCGCAATCATGGCTGCCTACGACCGGTTTTATACCGGCGATATTGCAGATGAATTTGTCCGCGGCAGTAAGGAGCAAGGTGGCTTAATCACGAAAGCAGACTTGGCCAATTGGAAACCTATTGAGGAGGAACCATTGCACGTCAATTATAAGGGCGTTGACGTGTATAAATTACAAGAATGGACACAGGGTCCAGCCATGCTACAGAGTCTGCAGATGCTGAAAAACTTTGATCTAAAGACCATGGGATATAATTCCGCTTCTTATATTCATACACTCTATCAGGTTATGAACTTAGCCTTTGCCGATCGGGATTTTTATTACGGTGATCCCTACGGTAAACCGAAGACACCTATTCAAGGCCTATTACATGAGTCTTATGCTAAGGCGAGAGCTGCAACAATTGACCTTAAGCGAAATAACCCGAATGTACTTCCCGGAGATCCTTATCCCTATGAAGGAAAGCAGAATCCTTATCTTCCGTTACTTGAGCAGCGCAAGAAGGAGTTTACACCACATGCGGAGCTGAAAAACGATTTTGTTCCCAAACATGACGCGCGCTCAGGTTCGTCCCTAACGGAATTGCCAAAAACAGCTCTTTTGGCCTCTTTAGCGTTGGATAGTGCTTATGTTGACCGTTTATTGCGGGGAACCACAAGTGTTGAAGCGGCGGATGATGAAGGTTGGGTTGTTTCGATCACGCCGAGTGGAGGTTGGCTTCCTGCCTGTATTGCCGGGAATACCGGGGTGGGCATGAGTCAGCGCCTACAAAGTTTTGTCTTAGATTCGTTGATTAACCCGTTCAATGTGGTCGAGCCGGGCAAAAGACCGCGTGTAACGCTCACCCCTTCGATGGCTTTGAAAAACGGAAAACCTTACCTTTCTTTTGCCGTGCAGGGCGGAGATACTCAGGATCAGAATTTGCTGCAATTTTTCTTGAATATGGTCGAGTTTGGTATGACGCCACAACAAGCCAGCGAGGCGGCCAATATCAACAGTAATCAGCTTTGGCTATCGCTGGGAGGAACAAAGACCGATGATCGAAAACCGCGCTCAGGTAGCCTGCTATTGGACAAAAATACCGCTCCAGCAATTATTGAACAATTGAAGAAAATGGGGTATAGCATTCAGCTCGGCGATCGTACCAGTGGACCTATCAATGCGATTTATTTCGATCAGCAGCACCGTACACTTTGGGGCGGCAGTAGCAATAATGGGGAGGATTATGGCATCGGGTGGTAG
- the xylA gene encoding xylose isomerase, producing the protein MNIIKGKKEFFKGIGQIQFEGKDSTNPLAFRYYNPKQLVAGKTMEEYFKFACSYWHSFNGNGSDPFGGPTHQFPWDESSDVITRAKDKMDAAFEFISKINIPYYCFHDVDLVDYSDNVVENEKRLSTIVDYAKEKQQESGIKLLWGTANLFSHKRYMNGAATNPDFHVLAHGGAQVKAALDATIALGGENYVFWGGREGYMSLLNTNMKREQEHLAQFLHMAKDYARKNGFKGTFFIEPKPCEPTKHQYDYDAATVLGFLRQYNLLDDFKLNLEVNHATLAGHTFQHELQVAVDAGKLGSIDANRGDYQNGWDTDQFPNDINELTEAMLIILEGGGFQGGGVNFDAKIRRNSTDPEDLFYAHIGGMDIFARALLTAAHILEDSDYKKIRADRYASFDKGHGASFEERTLTLENLRDLAVELGEPKTISGKQEYLENLVNRYI; encoded by the coding sequence ATGAATATTATCAAAGGGAAAAAGGAATTTTTCAAAGGCATTGGTCAAATTCAATTCGAAGGAAAAGACAGTACAAATCCATTGGCTTTCCGTTATTACAATCCAAAACAGCTTGTTGCTGGCAAGACCATGGAAGAGTATTTTAAGTTCGCCTGTTCGTATTGGCATTCGTTCAATGGTAACGGTTCGGATCCATTTGGCGGACCCACACATCAATTTCCGTGGGATGAAAGCAGTGATGTGATCACTAGGGCAAAAGATAAAATGGATGCAGCATTCGAATTTATCAGTAAAATAAACATTCCCTATTACTGCTTCCATGATGTCGATTTGGTTGACTATTCGGATAATGTTGTTGAAAATGAAAAACGCCTTTCCACGATTGTTGATTATGCGAAGGAAAAACAACAGGAAAGCGGAATAAAATTGCTTTGGGGTACAGCCAATCTTTTTAGCCATAAACGCTATATGAATGGTGCCGCAACGAATCCGGATTTTCATGTCCTTGCACACGGTGGTGCTCAGGTAAAGGCAGCATTGGACGCAACGATCGCACTCGGTGGTGAAAACTATGTGTTCTGGGGTGGAAGAGAAGGGTATATGAGCCTTTTAAACACCAACATGAAGCGTGAGCAGGAACATCTTGCACAGTTTTTACATATGGCGAAGGATTATGCCCGTAAAAATGGTTTTAAAGGAACTTTCTTTATTGAGCCTAAACCATGTGAGCCTACAAAACATCAATATGACTATGACGCGGCTACCGTGCTGGGCTTTCTACGTCAGTACAATCTTTTGGATGACTTTAAATTAAATTTAGAGGTAAATCATGCTACTTTGGCCGGACATACTTTTCAACACGAGTTACAGGTCGCTGTAGATGCAGGTAAATTGGGTTCGATTGATGCCAACCGCGGTGATTATCAAAATGGATGGGATACGGATCAATTTCCGAATGATATCAATGAATTGACCGAAGCCATGTTGATTATTTTAGAAGGTGGTGGATTCCAAGGTGGAGGTGTGAATTTTGATGCCAAAATCCGTCGGAATTCGACAGATCCCGAAGATTTGTTTTATGCACATATCGGTGGTATGGATATTTTTGCACGCGCACTTCTTACCGCAGCGCATATTCTCGAAGATTCGGATTATAAAAAAATACGGGCGGATCGCTATGCTTCTTTTGATAAAGGCCATGGCGCATCATTCGAAGAGCGGACCTTAACGTTGGAGAACTTAAGGGATTTAGCGGTAGAATTGGGAGAGCCCAAAACGATTAGTGGTAAGCAGGAGTATTTAGAAAATTTGGTCAATAGATATATATAG
- a CDS encoding sodium/sugar symporter — MNNYLSTKDYIVFLIYFVIVAGYGLWVYYRKKSESVGSKDYFLAEGSLTWWAIGASLIASNISAEQFIGMSGSGFKMGLAIATYEWMAAITLIVVAVFFIPVYLKNKIFTMPQFLHKRYNGTVAMIMAVFWLLLYVVVNLTSILYLGAIAVSSISGISLEACMYAIAIFAVIITLGGMKVIGYTDIIQVFFLVLGGLATTYLALNLVSEHYGGSGVLEGYHLMTEKASDHFHMILDRKNENYLDLPGLTVLIGGMWIVNLNYWGCNQYITQRALGADLKTARNGILFAAFLKLLMPIIVVLPGIAAYVMWKDGLFQNEMMQHGEVNPDHAYPVLLNLLPAGLKGLSFAALTAAVVASLAGKANSIATIFSLDIYKKVFNTEASDKKLVNIGKLTVVVAMILGVLIAPHLGIDKKGGFQYIQEYTGFVSPGIFAMFILGFFWKKATSNAALFATIGGFIFSIIFKKLPDWVDLSFLSSTGFSVPNPTTGVYEIPFLDRMGFVFVICVIGMILISIIDNKRGVVPAGLEVDTTMFKPHRAFLVIALIVALLVTALYSIYW; from the coding sequence ATGAATAATTATTTAAGCACAAAAGATTACATCGTTTTCCTGATATACTTTGTTATTGTGGCAGGTTACGGATTATGGGTGTATTATCGCAAAAAATCTGAATCTGTAGGTTCGAAAGACTATTTCTTGGCTGAGGGGTCTCTAACTTGGTGGGCTATTGGAGCCTCACTTATTGCATCCAATATTTCGGCCGAGCAATTTATCGGAATGAGCGGTTCCGGATTTAAGATGGGATTGGCCATTGCGACTTACGAGTGGATGGCTGCTATCACACTGATTGTGGTTGCGGTATTTTTTATCCCGGTATATTTAAAGAACAAGATCTTTACGATGCCACAGTTTCTCCATAAACGGTATAATGGAACTGTAGCGATGATCATGGCCGTTTTCTGGTTATTGTTGTATGTTGTCGTTAATTTGACATCCATCCTCTATTTGGGAGCCATTGCGGTCAGCAGCATTTCCGGTATCAGTCTGGAAGCCTGTATGTATGCCATTGCGATTTTTGCGGTGATCATTACATTGGGGGGGATGAAAGTAATCGGCTATACAGATATTATTCAGGTTTTCTTTCTGGTATTGGGTGGTTTGGCGACCACTTACCTGGCCTTGAACCTCGTTTCAGAGCACTATGGTGGCTCAGGAGTATTGGAAGGCTATCATTTGATGACCGAAAAAGCTTCCGACCACTTCCATATGATTCTGGATCGTAAAAACGAGAACTATCTCGATTTACCTGGGCTAACCGTATTGATCGGGGGGATGTGGATCGTTAATTTGAACTACTGGGGATGTAATCAATACATCACGCAACGCGCACTTGGAGCAGATTTGAAAACCGCGAGAAACGGTATCTTGTTTGCAGCATTTCTGAAGTTATTAATGCCTATTATTGTGGTGTTGCCAGGTATTGCAGCTTATGTCATGTGGAAAGATGGCCTGTTCCAGAATGAAATGATGCAACATGGAGAGGTAAATCCGGATCATGCTTACCCAGTTTTATTGAATTTATTGCCAGCTGGTTTGAAGGGACTGTCGTTTGCAGCCTTGACAGCGGCGGTGGTTGCTTCTTTGGCAGGTAAAGCAAACAGTATCGCAACAATCTTCTCCTTGGATATTTATAAAAAAGTATTTAATACAGAAGCATCGGACAAGAAATTGGTCAACATCGGCAAGCTAACTGTTGTGGTAGCCATGATTTTGGGCGTGCTGATTGCGCCACATTTGGGTATTGATAAAAAAGGTGGATTCCAATATATTCAGGAATATACAGGTTTTGTATCTCCAGGTATTTTTGCGATGTTCATTTTAGGATTCTTCTGGAAAAAAGCAACTTCAAATGCCGCTTTGTTTGCGACAATTGGAGGTTTTATTTTCTCCATCATCTTCAAAAAATTGCCGGATTGGGTCGATCTGTCATTCTTGTCATCGACAGGTTTCTCTGTTCCGAATCCAACAACAGGAGTGTACGAAATTCCATTTTTGGATAGAATGGGGTTTGTTTTCGTGATTTGTGTCATCGGTATGATTCTCATCAGTATTATCGACAATAAGCGTGGTGTCGTGCCAGCTGGATTGGAAGTTGATACCACGATGTTTAAACCACACCGGGCGTTTTTGGTTATCGCATTGATCGTAGCGCTATTGGTTACAGCCTTATATTCTATTTATTGGTAA
- a CDS encoding 2'-5' RNA ligase family protein, translating into MEGSVNKYSFVFQPDEAGIILVDGLKRRLRASLAEVFPDKNKGWYRSCNSKAHVTICALEADEHRLASAINVLQEALRYERSQYVYFDHFSSFTGGAFYIAPTVHARSYLKDRARKVVQTLAGFDLIEISDEPHISIGRQLEPERLEIAKERLRSVDLSFMCKGVHVRQFKPDLGQYEVIDFIQFGNQSKENSGQLVFKF; encoded by the coding sequence ATGGAGGGCAGTGTTAATAAATATTCGTTTGTTTTTCAACCTGATGAAGCGGGTATTATTTTGGTAGACGGGTTGAAGCGGCGATTACGTGCATCGCTAGCCGAAGTATTCCCTGACAAAAACAAGGGCTGGTACCGGAGTTGTAATTCGAAGGCCCATGTGACCATATGCGCTTTAGAAGCGGACGAGCATAGGCTCGCCTCGGCCATTAATGTTTTGCAGGAGGCCTTGCGCTACGAACGCAGTCAGTATGTTTATTTTGATCATTTCTCCTCATTTACGGGTGGTGCCTTCTATATTGCACCGACGGTGCATGCGCGCAGTTACCTAAAGGACCGGGCGAGGAAGGTTGTTCAGACGCTAGCCGGGTTTGACTTGATTGAAATTAGTGACGAACCGCATATTTCGATTGGTCGGCAGTTGGAACCTGAGCGACTTGAGATCGCAAAAGAACGATTGCGGTCGGTCGATCTGAGCTTTATGTGTAAGGGGGTTCATGTACGGCAGTTTAAACCCGACCTAGGGCAGTACGAGGTCATCGATTTTATCCAATTTGGCAACCAATCAAAGGAAAATTCTGGCCAGTTGGTATTTAAATTCTAA
- a CDS encoding xylulokinase — protein MYLLGIDVGTSSVKVSIVEASSQRKVCSVQYPDVEAPIITVEPNWAEQNPLDWWDYFKQALLKANALGLYDPKAISAIGIAYQMHGLVIVDKDQNVLRNAIIWCDSRAVEIGNAAFDEIGRSFNLSHHLNSPGNFTASKLAWVKANEPAIYEKIDKIMLPGDFIAMKLSGQVTTSISALSEGIFWDFKNNKLSDTIMDYYGFEDHLIPEILPVFSTHGQIKTAVAEELGLSGTVTINYKAGDQPNNALSLNVLQPGEVAATAGTSGVIYGVSDQLIADRESRVNTFAHVNYREDDIRTGVLLCINGTGIMNSWGRRLLGRDLSYEQINALAGASPIGSKGLQVVPFGNGAERMLNNQTVGASITAIDLNRHETSDILRAIQEGIAYAFRYGLDIMRENNLYPNMIRAGYANLFLSSVFRESFVGATNVPVEIFNHDGSIGAALGAGIGSGYYADFTEAFRSLKPVYTVEPQFVAQYEEHYQQWKEVLNKQINKK, from the coding sequence ATGTATTTATTAGGTATAGACGTAGGTACTTCTTCCGTAAAGGTTTCGATTGTTGAGGCATCATCGCAACGCAAGGTTTGCTCGGTGCAATATCCGGACGTAGAAGCTCCCATTATAACGGTGGAGCCCAATTGGGCTGAACAAAACCCGCTCGATTGGTGGGACTACTTTAAACAGGCTTTATTGAAGGCAAATGCGTTAGGGTTATACGATCCCAAAGCGATTTCCGCCATTGGTATTGCCTATCAGATGCACGGCTTAGTTATCGTCGATAAAGATCAGAACGTGTTGCGAAATGCAATTATCTGGTGCGATAGCAGGGCTGTAGAAATAGGGAATGCTGCTTTCGATGAAATCGGAAGATCTTTTAATCTGAGCCATCACTTGAATTCTCCGGGGAATTTTACGGCGTCTAAGCTGGCTTGGGTGAAGGCTAATGAACCGGCGATCTATGAAAAAATAGATAAGATCATGCTGCCGGGCGATTTTATCGCCATGAAACTCTCGGGACAGGTAACAACTTCCATATCAGCCTTGTCTGAGGGAATATTTTGGGATTTCAAAAACAATAAGCTGTCGGATACCATCATGGATTATTATGGCTTTGAGGATCATCTTATTCCTGAGATCTTACCGGTGTTTTCGACGCATGGACAGATTAAAACAGCTGTTGCCGAGGAGCTTGGCCTCTCCGGCACGGTGACTATCAATTATAAAGCTGGTGATCAGCCCAACAATGCACTTTCCCTCAATGTCCTTCAACCTGGCGAAGTTGCCGCGACCGCGGGTACTTCAGGGGTTATCTATGGGGTGAGCGACCAGTTGATTGCAGACCGTGAATCGCGCGTCAATACATTTGCACACGTCAATTATCGCGAGGATGATATCCGTACAGGGGTTTTGCTCTGTATCAATGGGACCGGTATTATGAATAGTTGGGGCAGAAGGTTACTGGGGCGTGATTTATCCTATGAACAGATTAATGCGCTGGCCGGAGCATCACCTATTGGTAGCAAAGGATTGCAGGTTGTCCCATTCGGCAATGGCGCCGAACGCATGCTCAATAACCAAACAGTGGGGGCATCAATTACAGCGATAGATTTGAACAGACATGAGACAAGCGATATTTTACGCGCTATACAGGAAGGGATTGCCTATGCCTTCCGCTATGGCCTGGATATCATGCGTGAAAACAATTTGTATCCAAATATGATTCGTGCGGGGTATGCAAATTTATTCTTGAGCTCCGTTTTTAGGGAGTCATTTGTGGGGGCAACAAACGTTCCTGTGGAGATCTTCAATCACGACGGGAGTATTGGAGCCGCTCTTGGAGCCGGTATAGGGAGTGGCTATTATGCAGACTTTACAGAAGCATTTCGTTCGTTGAAGCCTGTGTATACTGTCGAACCGCAATTTGTAGCGCAATATGAGGAGCATTATCAGCAATGGAAGGAAGTATTAAACAAACAAATAAATAAAAAATAA